The Alligator mississippiensis isolate rAllMis1 chromosome 11, rAllMis1, whole genome shotgun sequence genomic interval cgCTCTGGAGGAGGGACGTATAAACAGCACGTAAGcgtctgtctgcagcctttctgccatgttggtctgagatttcccagttggtctaataaaaagtatcattttggaaacaagagttctagtcttcttgtctcagactaacatggctaccaagtacacccctgaaacatggaagatgccaaattttagctgattttggattttaaacttcattgcagaacaacaaagaacaacaagaaagattttttttacccCCTTGCCTGCtttctgacacctccagggaaggaattctacctgatctacacatcaaagagctactcagcacagctcacaaagacactctcatggacccagagggacagccttccttCTTCAGCCCtccctgtgcaaaaatgaagtttatttcctacctatgggggctttttaccatcttgtaccatctatactttttcccagagcctaagaaagagactttgatcctgaaagcttgcaaaaaaggacaattttcttgagctttcccagttggtctaatataaggtatcattttggaaccaagagttctagatttttgtatgtaaactgccttaacacacatgtagacgcactaAGGTGCACTAACGCTGTGTATGTTGACTAATTTTgtactaactttagtcccaagtgggtccacacactgcattaatgcgccttagtgcatgcatgtgtagatgcctgcctaaattgccttaatgagcattaggcaaatgcacattaaatttaggcacgtGTAAAAGCACATTTAGACATGCCCTGTTAGGAgtaaataaaaacacaacaaaacaaaacaaaaaaagccagtATATCAACCATATAAAATCCTCTGCTCACTTGCACACAAAATATGGCAACAGATAGAAGTCTTAAACACCTGTCAGTATTTTAGGGTAGGATTTTCAAGTGATTCATGGATTCTATGCACGTTAATATTCAATGAAATTGTTGTGTTTAATCCCTTAAAGCAGTTTGAAAACCCCGCACCAAGTGGCTTTCCAAAGGTTTGTTGGCAGTCCAAGAATACAGTGCAATATTTTGAACACACAGggactcctttgaaaatctcaccctAATTTCACAGATTCTTTCAGTCCCCATTTCCCCCTTGAAATTAGCCAGAAGGGTTCATCTTCCAGAACCTGCTACAGTGAGTTAGTTAAAGAGGCTGGTTAATATCCATCTCATTAAATGTTATGAACGGAAATCTTGTGAAACCATATATTTTACTAAGGGCTCTTCTGAGGTCTTCTTTCACCcctttgtttctcaggctgtagatgagtgggttgagcatgggggtgagggcagtgtaAAACACTGAAAACACTTTTCGCAAACTCTTTGAAAGGTAGGTTTTTGGAACCACATAAACAAGGAACAGAGTCCCATAAAAGGTTGTAACGATGACAAGGTGAGAGGAGCAAGTAGAAAATGCCTTTTGCCTTCCAGTTGTGGAAGGGATTCTCAGGATGGTACTTATGATGGAAGCATAGGACGTAAGGGTTAGCAAAAATGGGATCAGTGATGCAATTGAAGACTGTGTGAAAATCACCAGTTCTAGAAGTCCAGTGTCATTACAAGAGAGTTTCACTATGGGTGAgaaatcacaaaagaaatggtcgaTTTCATTGGAGGTACAAAACTGCAGCTTAGACATTAAAATGATTACTATAGTGGTGCTCAGTAAGCCACCTGTCCAGGAATAAGCTGCTAGCTGGGTGCAAACCCTGCCATTCATAATAATGGCATAATGGAGTGGATTGCATATTGCTAAATACCGATCGTAAGACATCACTGCCAGCAGGAAGCATTCTGTTGCTCCTAAGACACCAAAGCAATAAAACTGTGAGAAGCAATCTCTGACAGAAATGGTTCTGTCCCCACTCAAGAGGCTGGCCAGCAACCTGGGCAGGATGGTGGAGCTGTAGCACGTCTCCAAGCACAACAAATTCcccaggaaaaagtacatgggagtgtgaaggtGCTGATCAACCACAACTAGCGTAACAATGAGGATATTCCCAGAGATGGTCACCAGGTAAACCAGTAGAAACATCAGGAAGAGGGGCACTTGCATTTCAGAGATGTTCCCGAATCCCAGGAGGATGAATTCCATGATGGACGATTGATTACTCCATCCTATGTGTGCAACTGATTGCATCTAAGAAAGGTACAGAAAAACAGACATTTTGATTGGAGGTCAATAATTTTAACATGGAATGCAATTCAATTTGTATCTAAGTGGAAATTAAACTTTGCTATGCAGCTTGTGGAACAGAACGCTGAATGGAAGTGTCATAAATTTACCTCTGGTGTTCTGCAAAAATCCACCCACTTAATCCATGTTCCGTTTTCAAGATTCATCCCAGCCTCCCAAGTTACTTGATGTTAGGACTATTGCAATGTGATATGTGAGGTGACAGATGAAAATAACCCTGGGTTTACACATAAATATGACCATGTATTTATATCATTATTTTATCTACCATGATCTTGACTAGGGCTAACTAAAAATTACTTATCAAagcattttaatggaaaaattgaTTTCAGAttacattatatttaaaaaaaaccctgttttctctttcctttaaaaaaatctctctctctctctctgaaaaagCCTTTTCTTGTCTTTTGGTATTATTTGCTTATTTCTTTTCTCTTGTCACAATTTTGCAATGTTTTTTGCAATTTTGCAATGTTTTTTGcaattttgctgatttttttcagtcttacataagtgttttggttttgggtttttttggagaaaaaagaCAACCTATTTGAAGCCTCATATATCAAAAAAGAACTGTTTTAGGCTTGCACtgctgaaagaaaaaatattttaatatctacAATCATATCAAATCAAAAAAACAATCTAGTCCATTTTTCAGTACTTCGATTATTTATATAAAAAGGAAATACATATTAGGTGATAGATTTCTACCGTGTGCATCTTAATAGAGTAATTGCTTTTCAGATTCATAGCAAGTATTTTAGAAATGAGTATAACTAACTGTGCACATGCCTTTCCCTTTCCAAAATTCACACAGGTTATTGCTTTCAAAGATGATACCTGAACTGAACACCATGAAGTACAAACATGTTGGATTATGCTGGTGTGACATACACTCCCCTTTGTTTACTACATTGCCTTCATGCTCTCGCACTGAAAATGAAGTACTAAAAATGTTGTGTGATTTTCTTACGCTGGTTTTCTCTGTGGGATTTTCTCACACTGACAATCAAGTACTGTTGATCTATCAATCTATGTACAGCAACTTTAATATGGTGAGCACCTTAATGCTACCTAATCTACTTGCCCTAATGAAATTGTGAAAGAGTAAAGTAATACATTTTGATAAACATTCCAGTCAAACCATCCAAATGACTTTTCATGGGAATGGGAGCATATATGTCCCCTATCTTACACCTTGTAGAAAGGAACCCAATAATGGAGGGATTCTTCTTTCGAGTAGGTATATTTCTACCTTATTGCACCAGAAATTGTATTTGCACTCAATTGGAAAAAGCATCTAAGGACTATAAATGTTTAAATAATTTAATGCATGGGCTAGTTTAACATAAAGGTTTTCATCATGTGCTGTTCTGGCTTCACTTACCCCAGTTTTCCCCTTGCCAATTAAAAAAAGGGTAAGAGAGAAGTGAtaaatggaaaagaaacccacagctgaaaaagaatgaagaaaattTGGGGACAGGCTTCTTGGAATCATTATCTTTTTACCAAAccttaatttgtgtgtgtgggggggggggggggaatggaatGAATATGCCTTCAGAGTAATAAAACCCTCTACATGGGCAGTGTGAAAAGCTAAAacttatgcattttttttctaaatatgaaTATCATGAATTAAGCAAGAATTCTTGGTGGTGATATATTCCCTTGGAGAAACTGTAAATATATAACTCACAAGGATTCTTGCCTCACACTTATGTCCTGGACCACCACAGCAACATCATCACCTTAACACTAccaatattcatagattcatagattcattcatagatgttagggttggaagggacctcaatagatcatcgagtccaacccccaatATATGATGAATTGATAGTAAAAGGTAACAAAGAAGTATTTACCTCACTCAAAGTTTGCATTGCAGCCATCTCCTCTCAATTCAGCATCATATGCAcctggacagagtccagcagactGTTTTCTATACCTGATTCTTTCATCGACCTTGCATCTGTAAGAGCTGACTGCCAGAGTTATAGCTTCTTGCTTTTATCCAGTATCAATATCACTAGGTTTGTATTCATGTTTATCCTGATTCACTATCTGCTCTCTATGCAAGCAAACAGCATACTCTTTAACACTTCTGCTGCTGAATCCATGAAATGGAAGTGAAAGTGGCTGGTGTATTTATTTCCTCCATGGAACAAACAAGTGTGCTAA includes:
- the LOC132243663 gene encoding olfactory receptor 2AP1-like yields the protein MQSVAHIGWSNQSSIMEFILLGFGNISEMQVPLFLMFLLVYLVTISGNILIVTLVVVDQHLHTPMYFFLGNLLCLETCYSSTILPRLLASLLSGDRTISVRDCFSQFYCFGVLGATECFLLAVMSYDRYLAICNPLHYAIIMNGRVCTQLAAYSWTGGLLSTTIVIILMSKLQFCTSNEIDHFFCDFSPIVKLSCNDTGLLELVIFTQSSIASLIPFLLTLTSYASIISTILRIPSTTGRQKAFSTCSSHLVIVTTFYGTLFLVYVVPKTYLSKSLRKVFSVFYTALTPMLNPLIYSLRNKGVKEDLRRALSKIYGFTRFPFITFNEMDINQPL